The Pseudomonas bijieensis DNA window GCGGCCCTCAGCGAACCCTTGCTGTTCACCCGCCTGACCACACCGTTAGGCCCCATGCTGGCCATGGCCGAACGACGGGGCCTGGTGCTGCTGGAATTCCTCGACCGCCCGGCCCTGACCAAGGAGTTGGAAGAGCTGCAACAACGCTACGGCTACACCGTTGCGCCGGGCCACAACGCGCATTTGCAACAGATCGAAACCGAACTGGCCGAGTATTTCGCCGGCAAGCTCACGGTATTCAAGGTCCCGTTGCACATGCCCGGCAGCGCCTTCGCCGTACGGGTCTGGGCTGAACTGCAAAAGATTCCCTACGGCGAAACCCGCAGCTATGGCGCTATCGCCACAGCCCTGGGCAGCCCTGGCGCCAGCCGCGCCGTGGGTCTGGCCAACGGGCAGAATCGCCTGGCCATCGTCATCCCCTGCCATCGGGTGATCGGGGCGGATGGCTCGTTGACCGGCTACGGTGGCGGACAACCGCGCAAGGCGTTTCTGCTGCGGCTGGAAAAAGCCGCCGTGCAGGTTTCGCTGCCCCTGGCATTTTGAGCGCTCCGGAGTAAGAACACCTGATGCCTGTGCCCTACCACGACGCCAGTATCTTCCTGGCAGGCCTCGACGAAGACTGGTGCCGTCATGTCGAGGCGATCGGCCCTTGTCTGCTGCTGCCCAAGCCAGCCCGCGAACCCTATGAAGCCCTGGTGCGGGCGATTGCCTACCAGCAGTTGCACGCCAAGGCCGGCGATGCGATTCTGCGGCGGTTGCTGGCGTTGTTCCCGGCGCAGACCTTCCCCAGGCCCGGGCAGATCCTGGCGACAGACGTTATGCAGTTGCGCAGCTGTGGTTTTTCCGCCAGCAAGATCGCGACCATCCAGGGCATCGCCCAAGCGGCCCTGGACGGGGTGGTGCCGGATTACGCCACCGCACGGGCGATGGAAGACGAAGCGTTGATCGAGCGCCTGGTCAGCTTGCGCGGCGTCGGGCGCTGGACCGTGGAAATGCTACTGATCTACAGCCTGGAACGACCCGACATCCTGCCGGCCGATGACTTCGGCGTACGCGAAGGTTATCGCCGACTAAAAGGGTTGGAGCAACAGCCCAGCCGCAAGCAAATGATTGAGATCGGGCGGGCATGGAGCCCTTATCGGACGGCAGCGGCGTGGTATTTGTGGCGGGTGCCCAGGTAATGTTGGCTGTACCGACGCCTTCGCGAGCAAGCCCGCTCCCACACTGACCGAGAGCGGGCAGAACATTTGCGACCGACACAAACTCCCTGTGGGAGCGGGCTTGCTCGCGAAGGCGGTCGCAGGGTCACTCTCAATTCAACGATCAAGACACCGACCGTCTAGGCTGTCCTGAGTCATTCCAATCCCCAATTGGAGGTTCCCATGCAGCTAGAAGGTTCCTGTCACTGCGGCGCGGTGTCGTTCACCCTCGACAGCGCTCATCCCTACCCCTACCAGCGCTGCTACTGCTCGATCTGTCGCAAGACCCAGGGTGGCGGCGGTTTTGCGATCAATCTGGGGGGCGATGCCCGAAGCCTGAAGGTGCGCGGGCGCAAGCACATCTCGATCTATCATGCGCGGCTCAAGGACGACGGCGATAAACGCGCCCACCGCAGCAGTGCCGAACGGCATTTCTGTGCCCTGTGCGGTTCGGGGCTCTGGCTATTCAGCCCTGAATGGCCGGAACTGGTTCACCCCTTTGCCTCAGCCATCGACACGCCATTGCCGGTGCCGCCGGAGCACACCCACCTGATGCTCGGCTCCAAGGCGCCATGGGTGGAAGTCGAGGCGCATCCTGGCGATCAGCGGTTCGAGGTCTACCCCAAGGAGTCGATTGCCCACTGGCATGAGCGCCTGGGACTGACCGGTTAAGAGGCAGAGCTGCAAACGGCCCTATCGCGAGCAGGCTCGCTCCCACATTTGATCTTCAGTGCTCACAAATAGCGTGTACACAGAAAATCCCTTGTGGGAGCGAGCCTGCTCGCGATGGCGTCAGCCCAGGTAACCCGGCACTACAAAGTCGGCACACCACTGTGGAACCGAAACTCCACATCCGGTGACTCGATCAACTCCCGCTCGGCGTCGCGGACCTTGTCGATCACTTGGGCAATGTCCTTGGCGTCGCCATACTGGTAAGCCAGTTTCAGATAACCCTGGAAATGCCGGGCTTCACTTTTCAGCAAGCCGAAATAGAACTTGCCCAGTTCCTCGTCCAGGTGCGGCACCAAGGCCTCGAAACGCTCGCAGCTACGGGCCTCGATGAAGGCGCCAACCACCAGGGTGTCCACCAGCTTGACCGGTTCGTGGCTGCGTACCACCTTGCGCAGCCCCGAGGCGTAACGCCCGGCGGAGAGCTGGCGCAAGCCAATCTTGCGCTTTTTCATCAGGCGCATGACCTGCTCGTGGTGCACCAGCTCTTCCCGGGCCAGGCGCGACATCAGGTTGATCAGGTCGACATGGGAGTGGTACTTGGCGATCAGGCTCAGGGCGGTACTGGCGGCCTTGAACTCGCAGTTCTTGTGGTCGATCAGCAACGTTTCCTGGTCGGCCAGCGCGGCCTGGACCCAGGCATCGGGGGTGCGGCAGCCGAGGAATTCGTGAATTTCGGGAAGATTCATGGGGCTCACGGGAAAAGGTAGTCGAGCGAAGGGCGCCGATTATACCGGCCTGCCCCCAGACCACCAGCCACCGCCGTTGATATGCGTCAAGTCGACGACTCACCCAGAGCAACTAGACTGTTCAACAATAACTACAGTTGAGCAACGCCAGCCTTTTCATTGCAGGAGAACGCCGATCATGCAAGCCATTCGCAGCATCCTGGTGGTCATTGAGCCCGAACATTCGGAAAGCCTGGCGCTCAAGCGCGCCAAACTGATCGCCGGAGTGACCCAGGCCCACCTGCACCTGCTGGTGTGTGACAAAAAGCATGACCATGCCGGCATGCTTAGCGTGCTGAAGGCCGCGCTATTGGCGGACGGCTACAGTGTCACCACCGAACAGGCCTGGAACGAAAGTCTCTACGAGACCATCATCGACGTGCAGCAGGCCGAAGGTTGCGGGCTGGTGATCAAGCAGCACTTCCCCGACAGCCCGCTGAAAAAAGCCCTGCTGACCCCGGCAGACTGGAAGCTGCTGCGCCACTGCCCGACCCCGGTGCTACTGGTGAAAACCGCCGGTTCCTGGAAAGACAAGGTGATCCTGGCGGCCGTCGATGTCGGCAATGCCGATGGCGAGCACCGCCATTTGCATAACACCATCATCGATCACGGCTATGACATTGCCCTGCTGGCCAAGGCGCACCTGCATGTGATCAGTGCCCACCCGACGCCGATGCTTTCGTCCGCCGACCCGACGTTCCAACTCAAGGAAACCATCGAGGCCAAGTACCGCGAACAATGCCGCGCGTTCCAGGCTGAGTTCGACATCGACGACCAGCATTTGCACATCGAAGAAGGCCCGGCGGACGTCTTGATTCCCTACATGGCGCGCAAGCTGCAGGCGGCGGTGACGGTGATAGGCACCGTGGCCCGCTCGGGGTTGTCCGGGGTCCTGATTGGCAACACCGCCGAAGCCGTGCTCGATACGCTGGAAAGCGATGTGCTGGTGCTCAAGCCCCAGGAAGTCGAGGATCATCTGGTGGAGTTGGCGACCAAGGATTGAGGTTTTGTATCCTCAAGATCGCCATCGCGAGCAAGCTCGCTCCCACACTGGCCCCAGGAAACCCACAAATCCCCTGTGGGAGCGAGCTTGCTCGCGATGCCTTTAAAGCTCAGCCGCCGATCGCATCCTTCAGGAACCCCGGTGCGATATAACGCTGGTAATGGGCTTCGGACAGGAGGAAGAATTCCCGATCAATGGCATCGCGCAGGTCCGGCAGTTCCCAGTCGCGGAACTCCGGCATCAGCACCATGCCATAGGCCTCCAGGTTGTTGATCACCCGCGCGCCCCGGGCGATCAACTGATAGGCCCAGCAATACTCCGACTGATGCGGCACGAAGCGGATCTTGCGCGATTCCAGTTGCTGGCGCAGCAATCCTGGGTCGAAAACCTCCAACTTGGCCACCATCACCTGCACCAGCAGTTGCTCCAGGCGCATCCACACCGCGCGTTTCTCCTCCTCGTTGTAGCCGTTCCAGTGAATCACTTCATGGTGGAACCGCTTGCAGCCACGGCACACCAGGTCACCGTAGACAGTGGAGCAAAGGCCGACGCAGGGGGTCTTGATGAGCTGGTTGGGCATAAGGAAAAGCACACGCAAAAGCAGGACAGGCCGGCATGTTAGCCCTTTGTCTAAGATTGATCACCCCTCAAACTTCCAGGCCCAACTTACCTTTAATTTTTTTTTCCCGTAGAATCAGCCAGCCTTTTAAGGCGCCAATGTCCGTTAGAAGCTGTTTTCAAAGCGTCACGAGCACAGTCGTTCCTTCAGAGCGGTGTTGGCGAAGGGTCTTTCCAGCGGGGAAAGCCCAACGCCAACCCTCATCAGCTCCCCGTTCTGCAGGCGTAAAACTTTGAAAGCAGCTTCTGTGAGGAACTTACGGAAACTCTGGCGTGGTGGCTCAAAAAGCCTCCGACGCGCATGAGTACCGTGGGTTTCTGGATGAGCGTCCCGGACACCCATTTGGGACCACTGATGAGGGTAATAACTGTGCTTGAAGCCTACCGCAAACATATCGAAGAGCGTGCAGCCCTGGGTATCGTTCCCCAGCCGCTCAACGCCGAACAAACCGCAGGCCTGATCGAGCTGCTGAAAAATCCTCCGGCTGGCGAAGAAGCTTTCCTCGTTGACCTGATCACCAATCGCGTTCCGCCTGGAGTCGACGAGGCTGCCTACGTCAAGGCCGGCTTCCTGTCCGCCCTGGCCAAGGGCCAGGCCCAATCCCCTCTGCTGGACAAGAAACGTGCCGTTGAACTGCTCGGCACCATGCAGGGCGGCTACAACATCGTGACCCTGGTGGAGCTGCTGGACGACGCCGAGCTGGCGCCGGTAGCCGCCGAAGAACTCAAGCACACCCTGCTGATGTTCGATGCCTTCCACGACGTGGCTGAAAAAGCCAAGAACGGCAACGTTCACGCCAAGGCCGTGCTGCAATCCTGGGCCGAAGGCGAGTGGTTCAAGAAGCGCCCGGTGCTGGCCGACAAGATCAGCCTGCGCGTATTCAAGGTGACCGGCGAAACCAACACCGACGACCTGTCCCCTGCTCCAGACGCCTGGTCGCGTCCTGACATCCCGCTGCACGCCCTGGCCATGCTGAAAATGGCCCGTGACGGCATCGTTCCGGACGAGCAAGGCAAGACCGGCCCGATGAAGCAAATCGAAGAAATGCGCGGCCAAGGCTTCCCGATCGCCTACGTCGGCGACGTGGTTGGTACCGGCTCCTCGCGTAAATCGGCGACCAACTCGGTGCTGTGGTTCTTCGGCGACGACATTCCTTATGTGCCGAACAAGCGCGCTGGCGGTTTCTGCTTCGGCAGCAAAATCGCTCCGATCTTCTACAACACCATGGAAGATGCCGGCGCACTGCCTATCGAGTTCGACGTTTCGAACATGAACATGGGCGACGTGATCGACCTGTACCCGCATGCCGGCAAAGTCTGCAAGCACGGTACCGACGAAGTCATCACCACCTTCGAAATGAAGACTCCAGTGCTGCTGGACGAAGTCCGTGCCGGCGGTCGTATTCCGCTGATCATTGGCCGTGGCCTGACCGAGAAGGCTCGCGCCGAGCTGGGCCTGCCACCTTTCGATCTGTTCAAGAAGCCTGAAGCTCCCGCTCAAAGCACCAAGGGTTTCACCCTGGCGCAGAAGATGGTCGGCAAGGCTTGCGGTCTGGCAGAAGGCAAAGGCGTACGTCCTGGCACCTACTGCGAACCGAAAATGACCACCGTGGGGTCCCAGGACACCACCGGTCCAATGACCCGCGACGAACTGAAAGACCTGGCGTGCCTGGGCTTCTCGGCTGACCTGGTGATGCAGTCCTTCTGCCACACCGCGGCTTATCCAAAGCCGATCGACGTGACCACCCACCACACCCTGCCTGACTTCATCATGACCCGCGGCGGTGTTTCCCTGCGTCCGGGCGACGGCATCATCCACTCGTGGCTGAACCGCATGCTGCTGCCAGACACCGTGGGTACCGGTGGTGACTCGCACACCCGTTTCCCGATGGGCATCTCGTTCCCGGCCGGCTCCGGCCTGGTCGCGTTCGCCGCTGCCACCGGCGTCATGCCGCTGGACATGCCGGAATCGATCCTGGTGCGCTTCAAAGGCAAAATGAAACCTGGCATCACCCTGCGTGACCTGGTTCATGCCATTCCGTACTTCGCCATCCAGAAGGGCCTGTTGACCGTCGAGAAGAAAGGCAAGAAAAACGCCTTCTCCGGCCGCATCCTGGAGATCGAAGGCCTGGAAGGCTTGACCCTGGAACAGGCTTTCGAATTGTCCGACGCCTCGGCCGAACGTTCGGCTGCCGGTTGCACCATCAAGCTGTCGAAAGAGTCGATCACCGAGTACCTGCAATCGAACATCACCCTGCTGCGCTGGATGATCGGCGAAGGCTACGGTGACGCACGTACCCTGGAGCGTCGCGCCCAAGCGATGGAAGCCTGGATCGCCAACCCGCAACTGATGGAAGCCGATGCCGACGCCGAATACGCCGAAGTCATCGAAATCGATCTGGCCGACATCAGCGAGCCTGTGCTCTGTGCGCCGAACGACCCGGACGACGCCCGCCTGCTGTCCAGCGTTGCTGGCGAGAAGATCGACGAAGTGTTCATCGGTTCGTGCATGACCAACATCGGTCACTTCCGCGCTGCCGGTAAGCTGCTGGATCAGGTCAAGGGTCAGCTGCCAACCCGTCTGTGGCTGTCGCCGCCGACCAAGATGGACGCTCACCAACTGACCGAAGAAGGCTACTACGGCATCTACGGCAAGGCCGGCGCACGGATGGAAATGCCAGGCTGCTCGCTGTGCATGGGTAACCAGGCACGCGTCGAGCCGAACTCCACCGTGGTGTCGACTTCGACCCGTAACTTCCCGAACCGTCTGGGTGACGGCGCGAACGTCTACCTGGCTTCGGCCGAACTGGCGTCCGTTGCGTCCATCCTGGGTCGCCTGCCGACCGTCGAGGAGTACATGGAATACGCCGGCAAGATCGACAGCATGGCAGCGGACGTATACCGCTACCTGAGCTTCGACCAGATCGCCGAGTTCCGTGAAGCCGCTGCAAACGCCAACATCCCGGTCGTTCAAGCCTAACGCTTCAACGCCCGACTAAAAACGCCGCCCTTCTTGCGAGGGGCGGCGTTTTTTTATGCTTGGGATTCCGATGCTAGCCGGCTACCGCTATCGCGAGCAGGCTCGCTCCCACAGGGGATATGTGGTGAATATATGAACACCCGCAACCCCATGTGGGAGCGAGCCTGCTCGCGATGACGGCAGCACATCCAACATCAATGCAAGCCGCCCCACCACTTTCGCGAGCAAGCCCGCTCCCACAAGGGTCCGGTCAGGCCAAGAGGGAGTAGACCAGCGCAGTAATCGCCACCAGGCCCACCAGCACCACGAAGACATTCGACGCCTGGCCACGATAGCGGGCCATGGCCGGAACTTTACGGATGGCATACATCGGCATCAGGAACAGGATGGCCGCGATGACCGGGCCGCCCAGGGTTTCGATCATGCCCAGGATGCTCGGGTTGAGCGTGGCGACGATCCAGCACACCACCAGCATGAACGCAGCGGTAAGGCGGTCCAGGGTCTTGGGCGCCGGGCGACGACCGCTTTTGACGATCAGGCCCTTGAGGCCTTCGCTGGCGCCGATGTAGTGCCCCAGGAACGATTTGGAAATGGCGACAAACGCAATCAACGGCGCGGCAAAAGCGATGGTCGGGTTGCTGAAATGGTTGGCCAGGTACGACAGGATCGACAGATTCTGCGCCTTGGCCTCAGCCAGTTGTGCCGGGGACAAGGTCAACACGCAACTGAACACGAAAAACAGCACCATCACCACCATCAGCACATGGGCGCGCGACAGGATCTGCGAGCTGCGCTCCTCAGCGTTGGCACCATAGCGACGCTTCTGGTCCACCGCAAACGCCGAGATGATGGGTGAGTGGTTGAACGAGAACACCATCACCGGGATCGCCAGCCACAAGGTATGCAGCAACGCCGAAGCTTCAGGCGGCGTGGACGCCGTGGTCAGGATGCCGCCGCTCCAGTGGGGAATCAGGAACACCGCCAGGAACAACAGCGCAACGATGAACGGGTAGACCATCAGGCTCATGGCCTTGACGATCGCCTGCTCGCCGCAGCGCACCACCGCCAGCAGGCCCAGGATCAGCACCAACGACAGCACAGCCCGAGGGGGCGCCTGGATATGCAACTGATGCTCCAGGAAACTGCCCACCGTGTTGGTCAACGCCACGCTGTAGATCAGCAGGATCGGGAAAATGGCAAAGAAGTACAAAAGCGTGATCAACGCACCGGCCTTGAGGCCGAAATGTTCTTCCACCACATCGGTGATGTCCGCACCGTCGCGACCGGACAACACAAATCGGGTCAGGCCCCGGTGGGCATAGAACGTCATGGGGAACGCCAGCAACGCCAGGATCAGCAGCGGCCAAAAGCCGCCCAGGCCCGCATTGATCGGTAAAAAAAGCGTACCTGCACCAATCGCGGTGCCAAACAGACCCAGCATCCACGTGGTGTCCTGACGACTCCATTGGCTGAGGGTGGCTGGGACAGTCGTTTCAAAGCGCTCTTCGACGCTATTGGCCTGATCATTCATCCGGGCGGATCTCCGTATTCCGGTCACATGCACCCGGTCGGGACGAGTCAGAAAAACCCGACAGGCAGCGCCCCGACCGAAACAGGGGCGCGATTGTCCGGGATTAGCGAGCAGAAGCAAAGACTTAGCTGAGGAGCGGTTATGCGGATCAGATTACTGTCATAAAAGATGCCCCCGCATTCCCTGTGAGAGCGAGCGTACTCGCGAAAGCGAAGGATCAATCGACATTCATGTTGGATGTACCGTCGCGCTCCCACAGTTGGATTGCAGTACGACCGCCAGAGCCAGGTCGGCTGTCAGGCCGCCACAGCGAGCAATCCCTCGCAAGAACGACACCAAAACCGAAATGCACATAAAAAGCCGCAACCCCCTGCCCTCTGCTCCTACAATCAGGTTGAATACTTGCAATCACCCCAGCACCCACAGGAGCCCAGCATGACTGCAACCGTTCTGGTACTGGTTGAAACCGTCAATGAGTACCTGCCGATTCTTGAGCGGCAGGGGTATCACCTGGAATTGGCGCCCACGCCTGCCGAACGCAAGACAGCGATTTTCGAACACGGTGAACGCTTCAGCGCGGTGCTGACCCGCGGCCCCCTGGGTTTGACGGCGGAAGAAATCACCGCCCTGCCCATTTTGCAGATCATTTGCGTGATCGGCGCCGGTTACGAACAAGTGGACCTGCAGGCCGCGCGCAATCGGGGCATCGTGGTAACCAACGGCGCCGGGGTCAACGCCTCGTCGGTGGCCGACCATGCCATGGCGCTGCTGCTGGCGCTGGTACGCGACATTCCCCGGGCCGACGCATGCGTGCGCCGTGGCGAATGGCCCAAGGTCATGCGCCCTTCCCTGGCCGGCAAGCGCCTGGGCGTGCTGGGCCTGGGCGCGGTGGGCATGGCGATCGCCAAGCGGGCCGCCCTCGGGTTCGACATGAGCGTCAGCTACCACAATCGCCAGATGCGCAACGACGTACCCTACACCTACTGCGCCACGCCCACGGAACTGGCCCGCGTCTCGGATTTCCTGATCGTCGCCACGCCCGGCGGCCTGGACACCCGGCAGTTGATCAACAAACAGGCCCTCGATGCCTTGGGACCCAATGGTTTCCTGGTGAACATCGCCCGTGCCAGCGTAGTCGCCACCGCCGACCTGATCAGCGCCCTGGAGCAACGGCGAATCGCTGGCGCGGCCCTGGATGTGTTCGATCACGAGCCCGAAGTGCCCGACGCGCTGAAACATCTGCCCAACGTCGTGCTGACGCCCCATGTGGCCGGCCTGTCGCCGGAAGCAACGCGTGGCACGGTGGAGCTGGTGGGCCAGAACCTGAACGCGTTTTTTTCCGGCAAGCCGGTGTTGACGCCAGTACCGTTACCCGACGCGCAGCCTTAAAGCACCCCCAGCAATGTCCATAACCGCCGGGATTCGGCATCGGCACTGATCAGTTCCCCCAGCAACTCGCTCAACGGCTTGTTGCCCCACTCCACGCCGCGCC harbors:
- a CDS encoding bifunctional transcriptional activator/DNA repair enzyme AdaA — its product is MNLQDSLLPPHAEMVRAMLERDTAYEGVFFTAVKTTGIFCRPSCTARKPKPENVEFFAHADEALSAGYRACLRCKPLDAAAIAPDWIQALLKAVDAEPDLRWTDALLLEQGIEPLKLRRWFKQHFGMTFHAYLRTRRLGIALGGIKEGTSIDNAAFDSGYESLSGFRDAFVKSFHITPGRAALSEPLLFTRLTTPLGPMLAMAERRGLVLLEFLDRPALTKELEELQQRYGYTVAPGHNAHLQQIETELAEYFAGKLTVFKVPLHMPGSAFAVRVWAELQKIPYGETRSYGAIATALGSPGASRAVGLANGQNRLAIVIPCHRVIGADGSLTGYGGGQPRKAFLLRLEKAAVQVSLPLAF
- a CDS encoding DNA-3-methyladenine glycosylase family protein, which gives rise to MPVPYHDASIFLAGLDEDWCRHVEAIGPCLLLPKPAREPYEALVRAIAYQQLHAKAGDAILRRLLALFPAQTFPRPGQILATDVMQLRSCGFSASKIATIQGIAQAALDGVVPDYATARAMEDEALIERLVSLRGVGRWTVEMLLIYSLERPDILPADDFGVREGYRRLKGLEQQPSRKQMIEIGRAWSPYRTAAAWYLWRVPR
- a CDS encoding GFA family protein, whose translation is MQLEGSCHCGAVSFTLDSAHPYPYQRCYCSICRKTQGGGGFAINLGGDARSLKVRGRKHISIYHARLKDDGDKRAHRSSAERHFCALCGSGLWLFSPEWPELVHPFASAIDTPLPVPPEHTHLMLGSKAPWVEVEAHPGDQRFEVYPKESIAHWHERLGLTG
- a CDS encoding tRNA-(ms[2]io[6]A)-hydroxylase, giving the protein MNLPEIHEFLGCRTPDAWVQAALADQETLLIDHKNCEFKAASTALSLIAKYHSHVDLINLMSRLAREELVHHEQVMRLMKKRKIGLRQLSAGRYASGLRKVVRSHEPVKLVDTLVVGAFIEARSCERFEALVPHLDEELGKFYFGLLKSEARHFQGYLKLAYQYGDAKDIAQVIDKVRDAERELIESPDVEFRFHSGVPTL
- a CDS encoding universal stress protein, with the translated sequence MQAIRSILVVIEPEHSESLALKRAKLIAGVTQAHLHLLVCDKKHDHAGMLSVLKAALLADGYSVTTEQAWNESLYETIIDVQQAEGCGLVIKQHFPDSPLKKALLTPADWKLLRHCPTPVLLVKTAGSWKDKVILAAVDVGNADGEHRHLHNTIIDHGYDIALLAKAHLHVISAHPTPMLSSADPTFQLKETIEAKYREQCRAFQAEFDIDDQHLHIEEGPADVLIPYMARKLQAAVTVIGTVARSGLSGVLIGNTAEAVLDTLESDVLVLKPQEVEDHLVELATKD
- a CDS encoding DUF1289 domain-containing protein, whose translation is MPNQLIKTPCVGLCSTVYGDLVCRGCKRFHHEVIHWNGYNEEEKRAVWMRLEQLLVQVMVAKLEVFDPGLLRQQLESRKIRFVPHQSEYCWAYQLIARGARVINNLEAYGMVLMPEFRDWELPDLRDAIDREFFLLSEAHYQRYIAPGFLKDAIGG
- the acnB gene encoding bifunctional aconitate hydratase 2/2-methylisocitrate dehydratase is translated as MLEAYRKHIEERAALGIVPQPLNAEQTAGLIELLKNPPAGEEAFLVDLITNRVPPGVDEAAYVKAGFLSALAKGQAQSPLLDKKRAVELLGTMQGGYNIVTLVELLDDAELAPVAAEELKHTLLMFDAFHDVAEKAKNGNVHAKAVLQSWAEGEWFKKRPVLADKISLRVFKVTGETNTDDLSPAPDAWSRPDIPLHALAMLKMARDGIVPDEQGKTGPMKQIEEMRGQGFPIAYVGDVVGTGSSRKSATNSVLWFFGDDIPYVPNKRAGGFCFGSKIAPIFYNTMEDAGALPIEFDVSNMNMGDVIDLYPHAGKVCKHGTDEVITTFEMKTPVLLDEVRAGGRIPLIIGRGLTEKARAELGLPPFDLFKKPEAPAQSTKGFTLAQKMVGKACGLAEGKGVRPGTYCEPKMTTVGSQDTTGPMTRDELKDLACLGFSADLVMQSFCHTAAYPKPIDVTTHHTLPDFIMTRGGVSLRPGDGIIHSWLNRMLLPDTVGTGGDSHTRFPMGISFPAGSGLVAFAAATGVMPLDMPESILVRFKGKMKPGITLRDLVHAIPYFAIQKGLLTVEKKGKKNAFSGRILEIEGLEGLTLEQAFELSDASAERSAAGCTIKLSKESITEYLQSNITLLRWMIGEGYGDARTLERRAQAMEAWIANPQLMEADADAEYAEVIEIDLADISEPVLCAPNDPDDARLLSSVAGEKIDEVFIGSCMTNIGHFRAAGKLLDQVKGQLPTRLWLSPPTKMDAHQLTEEGYYGIYGKAGARMEMPGCSLCMGNQARVEPNSTVVSTSTRNFPNRLGDGANVYLASAELASVASILGRLPTVEEYMEYAGKIDSMAADVYRYLSFDQIAEFREAAANANIPVVQA
- a CDS encoding serine/threonine transporter, with product MNDQANSVEERFETTVPATLSQWSRQDTTWMLGLFGTAIGAGTLFLPINAGLGGFWPLLILALLAFPMTFYAHRGLTRFVLSGRDGADITDVVEEHFGLKAGALITLLYFFAIFPILLIYSVALTNTVGSFLEHQLHIQAPPRAVLSLVLILGLLAVVRCGEQAIVKAMSLMVYPFIVALLFLAVFLIPHWSGGILTTASTPPEASALLHTLWLAIPVMVFSFNHSPIISAFAVDQKRRYGANAEERSSQILSRAHVLMVVMVLFFVFSCVLTLSPAQLAEAKAQNLSILSYLANHFSNPTIAFAAPLIAFVAISKSFLGHYIGASEGLKGLIVKSGRRPAPKTLDRLTAAFMLVVCWIVATLNPSILGMIETLGGPVIAAILFLMPMYAIRKVPAMARYRGQASNVFVVLVGLVAITALVYSLLA
- a CDS encoding 2-hydroxyacid dehydrogenase; this translates as MTATVLVLVETVNEYLPILERQGYHLELAPTPAERKTAIFEHGERFSAVLTRGPLGLTAEEITALPILQIICVIGAGYEQVDLQAARNRGIVVTNGAGVNASSVADHAMALLLALVRDIPRADACVRRGEWPKVMRPSLAGKRLGVLGLGAVGMAIAKRAALGFDMSVSYHNRQMRNDVPYTYCATPTELARVSDFLIVATPGGLDTRQLINKQALDALGPNGFLVNIARASVVATADLISALEQRRIAGAALDVFDHEPEVPDALKHLPNVVLTPHVAGLSPEATRGTVELVGQNLNAFFSGKPVLTPVPLPDAQP